The proteins below are encoded in one region of Fulvia fulva chromosome 9, complete sequence:
- a CDS encoding Pantothenate transporter liz1 yields the protein MASHDPHRPATPAEQPSEEQTLLSRKSSPPTKTAMTIMSTITRLWGPPSTERSLLIKLDFTILIYFSIIWFLFGINRSSYSTAYISGMKEDLGFQGKDYNYMSTIYLITYAIFQIPSTSLLILTKPRYVFVAANTVWSVLTLVTYRVDKVWQVFILNAFEGAFSAIAFVGAHFVYGSWYKQSELATRAAIFCGFGNLGNMAGGWIQAGLINALKGSSTSLPAWRLIFIVVSCMTIPFAVFGWFAIPDLPRHKAARFLSTEEKEIATTRLGKTDKTTWDWTVLRRVLLSWQFYLLPFVFMLYSLVVQALGNNVMPLWMASRGYTVVQQNTWPTAVHGTAIVATFFYCFVSDKLNSRWQCSLAIGFTFIISSAILVSSPSSDAAYFFAFYLMGTTYAPQALWYSWMADLTGHDLQLRAITTGFMNSFDFAFVTWWPLVFYPVTDAPNYRKGYIASLVTGCLTIPVIIVIAVLERRGRQSGVIGRDASIPAEPDPDTTVVDPEDDRIPKALAIRQAQVISSIAAVSTQ from the exons ATGGCTTCCCACGATCCGCATCGTCCTGCGACGCCAGCAGAGCAGCCTTCAGAAGAGCAGACCCTTCTTTCCAGGAAGTCTTCGCCACCTACCAAGACCGCGATGACTATCATGAGCACCATCACGCGGCTTTGGGGACCGCCTAGCACCGAACGTTCACTTTTGATCAAGCTGGACTTCACGATACTGATATATTTCTCGATAATCTGGTTCTTGTTTGGTATCAATCGGTCGAGCTATAGTACTGCTTATATCTCAGGAATGAAAGAAGACCTTGGCTTTCAG GGAAAAGACTACAACTACATGTCCACGATCTATCTGATCACCTACGCCATCTTCCAAATTCCTTCCACCTCACTGCTGATACTCACGAAACCTCGCTACGTCTTTGTGGCAGCCAATACCGTCTGGAGTGTACTTACCTTGGTCACCTATCGAGTCGACAAGGTGTGGCAGGTCTTCATCTTGAATGCCTTCGAAGGCGCGTTTTCGGCGATCGCATTCGTTGGCGCTCATTTTGTGTACGGCTCGTGGTACAAACAGTCTGAGCTCGCAACCCGTGCTGCCATCTTCTGCGGCTTTGGCAACCTCGGAAACATGGCAGGCGGCTGGATACAGGCTGGTCTCATCAATGCTCTCAAGGGTAGCTCCACTTCTCTGCCAGCTTGGAGACTGATCTTCATCGTTGTCTCATGCATGACGATACCTTTTGCAGTGTTCGGATGGTTCGCGATTCCCGATCTTCCCAGACACAAAGCCGCACGTTTCCTGTCTACTGAAGAGAAAGAAATCGCCACCACCAGGCTAGGCAAGACAGACAAGACGACCTGGGACTGGACTGTGCTTCGCCGAGTGCTACTCAGCTGGCAGTTCTACCTCTTACCCTTTGTCTTCATGTTGTACTCACTTGTTGTACAAGCTCTTGGCAACAACGTGATGCCCTTGTGGATGGCGTCTCGAGGCTACACCGTTGTGCAGCAGAACACTTGGCCCACTGCTGTTCACGGGACGGCAATAGTAGCGACCTTCTTCTACTGCTTTGTCAGCGACAAGCTGAACTCTCGCTGGCAGTGTTCGCTCGCAATCGGATTCACATTCATTATCAGCAGTGCGATTCTTGTATCGTCTCCGAGCAGCGATGCGGCGTACTTCTTTGCCTTCTACCTGATGGGCACCACGTACGCGCCACAGGCATTGTGGTACTCCTGGATGGCCGACCTCACTGGACATGATCTACAATTACGAGCCATCACCACGGGTTTTATGAATAGCTTCGACTTTGCTTTCGTCACTTGGTGGCCGCTGGTCTTCTACCCTGTCACAGATGCGCCCAACTACCGAAAAGGCTACATTGCGAGCCTGGTCACGGGCTGTCTGACTATACCGGTCATCATAGTCATTGCAGTACTCGAAAGAAGAGGCAGACAGAGTGGAGTGATTGGCCGAGACGCATCGATACCTGCCGAACCCGATCCAGACACAACGGTGGTTGATCCAGAGGACGACAGGATACCTAAAGCTTTGGCTATTCGCCAAGCTCAAGTGATATCCAGCATTGCCGCGGTCAGCACTCAATGA
- a CDS encoding AP-1 complex subunit beta-1, with translation MAVNRLKSVLGTARKGETYELRAGLVSQYAWERKESIQKTIMSMTLGKDVSALFPDVLKNIATPDLDQKKLVYLYLMNYAKSHPDLCILAVNTFVQDSEDPNPLVRALAIRTMGCIRVDKMVDYMEEPLRKTLKDESPYVRKTAALCVAKLFDLNPALCIENGFLETLQEMIGDSNPMVVANSVQALAEIDDTAPETNALIITSQTLKKMLLALNECTEWGRITILSTLADYKAVDVKESEHICERVSPQFQHVNPAVVLAAVKAVFLHMQHIENPTLHATYLKKMSPPLVTLISSQPEVQYVALRNIDLLLQKQPGILDKEMRVFFCKYNDPPYLKFQKLEIMVRIANSHNVDQLLAELKEYALEVDMDFVRKAIRAIGQVAIKIEECAEKAVNVLLELINSKVGYVVQEVIVVIKDIFRKYPGYEGIIPTLCQCIDDLDDPNARGSLIWIVGEYAEKISNAGDILAGFVEGFNEEFTQTQLQILTAVVKLFLKKPDESQGLVQRVLQAATAENDNPDVRDRAYVYWRLLSSDPQIAKNVVLAQRPSIISTIPVLSAPLLDKLLPNLSTLSSVYHKPPSAFLGQGRSSALQEEAIAEAKENARENPIAASAVSAAVAGTTAPIQNTAENLLDIDFDGAAPASMQKAPAMGSSGLEGLAGTPQRVASPSITSPAAGQAPGGGLEDLMGLGDAGPATMNNGGGSQDLMNGFASMDMNDQPPPAQAQLNGGAGSKKTNEDLLGLF, from the exons ATGGCGGTCAACAGGCTGAAGAGCGTGCTGGGCACAGCGAGGAAGGGCGAGACATATGAGCTGCGGGCTGGACTCGTGTCACAATATGCCTGGGAAAGGAAAGAGTCGATACAGAAGACCATCATGTCCATGACGTTGGGCAAGGACGTCTCAGCGCTCTTTCCAGACGTGTTGAAGAACATCGCAACGCCGGATCTCGACCAGAAGAAGCTAGTGTACCTATACCTCATGAACTACGCCAAATCGCATCCAGACCTGTGCATTCTAGCCGTCAACACCTTCGTCCAGGACTCGGAAGACCCTAATCCGCTCGTCCGAGCACTGGCGATACGTACGATGGGCTGTATCCGCGTAGACAAGATGGTGGACTACATGGAAGAGCCGTTGAGGAAAACGCTGAAGGACGAATCGCCGTACGTGCGGAAAACAGCAGCATTGTGTGTGGCCAAGCTCTTCGACCTGAACCCAGCACTGTGTATAGAGAACGGTTTCCTGGAAACATTACAGGAAATGATCGGCGACAGCAACCCGATGGTTGTAGCCAACTCGGTACAGGCCCTTGCTGAGATCGACGACACAGCACCAGAGACGAACGCTTTAATCATCACAAGCCAAACACTCAAGAAGATGCTTCTGGCCTTGAACGAATGCACAGAATGGGGAAGGATCACAATACTATCGACCTTGGCGGACTACAAGGCAGTGGATGTCAAAGAGTCCGAGCACATCTGTGAAAGAGTCAGCCCACAATTCCAGCACGTCAACCCTGCGGTCGTGCTAGCTGCAGTCAAGGCTGTCTTCCTTCACATGCAACATATCGAGAACCCAACGCTGCATGCAACATACCTCAAGAAGATGTCCCCTCCTTTGGTGACCCTGATATCAAGTCAGCCAGAAGTGCAGTACGTAGCACTACGAAACATCGATCTGCTCCTGCAGAAACAGCCTGGAATTCTGGACAAGGAGATGCGTGTGTTCTTCTGCAAGTACAACGACCCGCCGTACCTCAAGTTCCAGAAGCTTGAAATTATGGTTCGGATAGCCAACTCGCACAACGTGGATCAACTGCTCGCTGAGCTGAAAGAGTACGCCCTTGAGGTTGACATGGACTTTGTACGAAAGGCTATCCGTGCCATTGGACAAGTTGCGATCAAGATCGAAGAATGCGCGGAGAAAGCAGTGAACGTGCTTTTAGAACTGATCAACTCCAAGGTCGGCTACGTTGTGCAGGAAGTCATTGTGGTGATCAAGGACATTTTCAGGAAGTATCCCGGCTATGAGGGCATAATACCGACACTCTGCCAATGTATAGACGATCTGGACGACCCGAATGCGAGAGGAAGCTTGATCTGGATTGTTGGCGAGTACGCAGAGAAGATCTCGAATGCTGGAGACATCCTGGCCGGGTTTGTGGAGGGCTTCAACGAAGAGTTCACACAG ACACAACTACAGATACTCACTGCTGTTGTCAAGCTCTTCTTGAAGAAGCCAGACGAGTCGCAAGGTCTGGTGCAGAGAGTCCTTCAAGCGGCCACCGCAGAAAATGATAACCCAGATGTGCGAGATCGAGCATACGTATACTGGAGACTACTATCCTCGGACCCACAGATCGCCAAGAACGTCGTCCTCGCGCAAAGACCCTCAATTATATCAACGATACCTGTGTTGTCAGCACCACTCCTTGACAAACTGCTACCGAACCTCTCAACACTGTCATCCGTATATCACAAACCACCCTCGGCTTTCCTCGGCCAGGGCAGGAGCTCCGCACTCCAAGAAGAGGCCATCGCGGAAGCCAAAGAGAACGCTCGCGAGAATCCCATCGCTGCGTCAGCGGTATCGGCGGCCGTTGCTGGCACGACAGCGCCGATACAAAATACTGCCGAGAATCTCCTGGATATCGACTTCGATGGTGCTGCGCCTGCGTCGATGCAGAAAGCCCCTGCGATGGGCTCATCTGGTTTGGAGGGTCTGGCTGGCACACCGCAGCGGGTGGCCAGCCCATCGATCACATCTCCAGCGGCAGGGCAAGCGCCTGGAGGCGGCCTTGAGGATCTGATGGGATTGGGAGACGCTGGACCAGCGACGATGAATAATGGTGGTGGTAGCCAGGATCTGATGAATGGCTTTGCAAGCATGGACATGAACGACCAGCCACCTCCAGCTCAGGCGCAACTGAACGGTGGAGCCGGCTCCAAGAAGACAAACGAGGATCTTTTGGGCTTGTTCTGA
- a CDS encoding Dicarboxylic amino acid permease, with amino-acid sequence MDKTRSPDIEAAPAESLHGVEDGKSTGSMFAHFEEVKHVKQGLHQRHIQMIALAGTIGTGLFLGSGRAVANAGPLGAWLGYSIIGITVCSVVIAVAEMGALVPLSGSVVRFSEFFVDPALAFANGWNMIYSYIVSIPSEIVATAVLVQFWVEVNNAIWITVFGALIIFSSSLFVRVYGELEFGFGMLKIFLVVFINILALIITCGGGPSGETIGFRYWRNPGPFVQYLDVPGTTGRFIGFWSTFNNALYAYGGIHAIAIAAAETKNPRQAIPQAAKRIFWRVLIFYVITIFMAGLVVPSNDPNLLHSTGTAAQSPFVIAANNARIKVVPSIINAIVLTSAWSSGNSNMLTGSRVLYGMANADQAPKMFLKISRIGIPYYCVGLLSIFIALGYMSLQDTASTVFTWLQDLVAISTLTDWIIVLITYLRFYYGCKSQGIDRKKELPWSAPFQPWFSWFSLVLFLLLLLTSGYTTFMHHHWNTETFVSSYFNIPFTLALYFGHKFWKKTKIIPLQDIPIRGFIDVANANPEPRRPKATGLRRLNVLWS; translated from the coding sequence ATGGACAAAACAAGGTCGCCAGATATCGAAGCTGCGCCTGCAGAGTCGTTGCATGGAGTGGAAGATGGCAAGTCGACTGGTAGCATGTTTGCGCATTTCGAGGAGGTGAAGCATGTCAAGCAGGGACTGCATCAGAGGCACATTCAGATGATCGCTCTAGCGGGGACGATTGGAACTGGACTGTTTCTGGGCTCTGGTCGTGCAGTTGCGAATGCTGGTCCTCTTGGTGCATGGCTTGGGTACTCGATCATCGGGATCACGGTCTGCAGTGTCGTGATCGCAGTTGCTGAGATGGGAGCTCTGGTGCCGTTGTCCGGCTCTGTCGTCCGGTTTTCGGAGTTCTTTGTCGATCCGGCTCTGGCGTTTGCGAATGGGTGGAACATGATATACTCATATATCGTTTCCATACCATCGGAGATCGTCGCAACCGCCGTGCTCGTCCAATTCTGGGTCGAGGTCAACAATGCAATATGGATCACCGTGTTCGGCGCACTGATCATATTCAGCTCAAGCTTGTTCGTCAGAGTGTACGGCGAGCTTGAGTTTGGCTTCGGGATGTTGAAGATTTTCCTCGTGGTCTTCATCAACATCTTGGCTCTCATCATCACCTGCGGAGGTGGACCCAGCGGCGAGACGATCGGGTTCAGGTATTGGCGCAATCCTGGGCCTTTCGTTCAGTATCTTGACGTCCCTGGGACGACAGGGCGATTTATTGGATTTTGGTCCACGTTCAACAACGCTCTTTATGCGTATGGAGGAATCCATGCAATTGCAATCGCAGCTGCAGAAACCAAGAACCCAAGACAAGCCATTCCGCAGGCGGCGAAGCGCATCTTCTGGAGGGTCCTCATCTTCTATGTCATCACGATCTTCATGGCGGGCTTGGTCGTACCATCAAACGACCCAAATCTGCTGCACTCCACGGGCACAGCAGCGCAGTCGCCATTCGTCATCGCGGCGAATAATGCTCGCATCAAAGTGGTGCCGTCGATCATCAACGCGATTGTGTTGACCTCCGCGTGGTCCTCCGGCAACAGCAACATGCTGACTGGCAGTCGTGTGCTGTACGGCATGGCAAATGCAGATCAGGCGCCCAAGATGTTCCTGAAGATCAGTCGGATCGGCATTCCATACTACTGCGTGGGACTGCTTTCGATCTTCATCGCGCTCGGTTATATGTCTCTGCAAGACACGGCGTCCACTGTCTTCACCTGGCTGCAAGATCTTGTGGCGATTTCGACTCTCACTGATTGGATTATCGTGCTCATCACCTATTTGCGGTTCTACTATGGTTGCAAATCGCAAGGCATCGATCGGAAGAAGGAATTGCCTTGGTCAGCGCCGTTTCAACCATGGTTTTCGTGGTTCTCCCTGGTCCTCTTTTTGTTGCTCTTGCTCACGAGCGGCTATACTACTTTCATGCACCATCACTGGAATACCGAGACATTCGTCAGCAGTTACTTCAACATTCCTTTTACCCTGGCACTGTACTTTGGTCATAAGTTTTGGAAGAAGACCAAGATCATCCCGCTGCAAGACATACCGATCCGCGGGTTCATCGATGTTGCGAATGCAAATCCCGAGCCAAGGAGACCAAAGGCAACAGGATTGAGGAGGCTCAATGTACTCTGGTCGTAG